In one Streptomyces venezuelae genomic region, the following are encoded:
- the sucC gene encoding ADP-forming succinate--CoA ligase subunit beta, which yields MDLFEHQARQLFADHGISVPRAEVARTAKEARAAAARLGGRVVVKAQVRTGGRGKAGGVKIAADPAATEITARQILGMDIKGHTVRAVMVAQPVDISAEFYVSYALDRAAGRFLAIASAEGGTEIEEVAAARPDAVARVPIDPAQGVTEEKAAEIAAAAGLPAGTADTLLRLWRVLIDEDALLVEVNPLVLADDGQFLALDGKITLDDNARFRQTRWGAQPETYDQELEATAAAKGLNYVKLDGEVGIIGNGAGLVMSTLDVVAGCGARPANFLDIGGGASAEVMADGLTVILSDPSVRSVFVNVFGGITACDAVADGIVRALESVRLTKPLVVRLDGNNADRGRAILDGRAHPLVQQATTMDDAARRAADLATVR from the coding sequence ATGGATCTTTTCGAGCACCAGGCAAGGCAACTCTTCGCAGACCACGGCATCTCGGTGCCACGCGCCGAAGTCGCCCGCACGGCCAAGGAAGCGCGGGCGGCCGCGGCACGGCTCGGCGGCCGCGTCGTCGTCAAGGCCCAGGTCAGGACCGGCGGGCGAGGCAAGGCGGGCGGGGTGAAGATCGCTGCGGACCCCGCGGCGACGGAGATCACCGCACGCCAGATCCTCGGCATGGACATAAAAGGCCACACCGTCCGCGCGGTGATGGTGGCCCAACCCGTCGACATATCGGCCGAGTTCTACGTCTCCTACGCGCTGGACCGCGCGGCCGGACGCTTCCTCGCGATCGCCTCCGCCGAGGGCGGCACGGAGATCGAGGAGGTGGCGGCGGCCCGCCCCGACGCGGTGGCGCGCGTCCCCATCGACCCCGCGCAAGGAGTGACAGAGGAGAAGGCCGCCGAGATCGCGGCCGCGGCCGGCCTCCCGGCCGGAACAGCGGACACGCTGCTCAGACTCTGGCGTGTTCTGATCGACGAGGACGCTCTCCTCGTAGAGGTCAATCCGCTCGTTCTCGCGGACGACGGTCAGTTCCTCGCCCTGGACGGAAAGATCACACTCGACGACAACGCCCGCTTCCGGCAGACGCGCTGGGGCGCGCAGCCCGAGACGTACGACCAGGAACTGGAAGCGACGGCCGCCGCCAAAGGCCTCAACTACGTGAAGCTCGACGGAGAGGTCGGCATCATCGGCAACGGCGCCGGGCTCGTCATGTCGACGCTCGACGTGGTCGCCGGCTGTGGCGCCCGCCCCGCCAACTTCCTCGACATCGGCGGCGGCGCCTCCGCCGAGGTCATGGCGGACGGCCTCACCGTCATCCTCTCCGACCCGTCCGTCCGATCCGTCTTCGTGAACGTCTTCGGCGGCATCACCGCCTGCGACGCCGTGGCCGACGGCATCGTCCGCGCCCTGGAGTCCGTCCGCCTGACCAAACCCCTGGTGGTCCGCCTCGACGGCAACAACGCGGACCGCGGCCGAGCCATCCTCGACGGCCGCGCCCACCCCCTCGTGCAGCAGGCCACCACCATGGACGACGCGGCGCGCCGCGCCGCCGACCTCGCCACCGTGCGGTAA